From one Azospirillum ramasamyi genomic stretch:
- a CDS encoding cold-shock protein translates to MTNGTVKWFNTTKGYGFIAPEAGSKDVFVHITAVQRSGLHALSEGQRVQFEVARGTNGKDSAVNISVVE, encoded by the coding sequence ATGACAAACGGCACCGTCAAATGGTTCAACACCACGAAAGGTTACGGCTTCATCGCGCCGGAAGCCGGATCGAAGGACGTTTTCGTGCATATCACCGCGGTCCAGCGCTCCGGCCTGCATGCCCTGTCCGAAGGCCAGCGCGTCCAGTTCGAGGTCGCCCGCGGCACCAACGGCAAGGATTCCGCGGTGAACATCAGCGTCGTCGAGTGA
- a CDS encoding sigma-54-dependent transcriptional regulator: protein MPPGSIPVLLIEDTPSLARVYAEYLKKESHAVISVETGADALAQLNDGAPKVVLLDLQLPDMNGMEVLKRIDAQALPCAVIVITAHGSVKAAVEAMRYGAYDFLVKPFSADRLVVTVRNAMERLRLAQLVDTFEKDLNRARYHGFIGSSLTMQAVYRIVDSAASSRATVFITGESGTGKEVCAEAIHRQSQRAARPFIAINCGAIPKDLMESEIFGHVKGSFTGAVSDREGAASRADGGTLFLDEICELAPDLQTKLLRFIQTGTFTPVGGSKLEKVDLRIVCATNRDPLREVEEGRFREDLYYRLHVIPIHLPPLREREDDVLEIARHYLAEFAKEEKKGFTSFSPQAEQALRHYHWPGNVRQLQNVVRIVAVLHDGDTVTPQMLPPPLGAPQPPVPAAAPVPEAAGAAPAPRPHVPPSPDSIKPLWEVEKDAIEDAIAACDGNIPRAAALLQISASTIYRKRLAWQAEGKL from the coding sequence ATGCCGCCCGGTTCCATACCCGTCCTGCTGATCGAAGACACGCCGTCGCTGGCCCGTGTCTACGCGGAATACCTGAAGAAGGAATCCCACGCCGTCATCTCGGTGGAGACGGGGGCCGACGCGCTGGCGCAGCTGAACGACGGCGCGCCCAAGGTGGTGCTTCTGGACCTGCAGCTGCCGGACATGAACGGGATGGAGGTGCTGAAGCGCATCGACGCCCAGGCCCTGCCCTGCGCGGTCATCGTCATCACCGCCCATGGTTCGGTGAAGGCGGCGGTGGAGGCGATGCGCTACGGCGCCTATGATTTCCTGGTGAAGCCCTTCTCCGCCGACCGGCTGGTGGTGACCGTCCGCAACGCGATGGAGCGGCTGCGGCTGGCCCAGCTGGTCGACACCTTCGAGAAGGATCTGAACCGCGCCCGCTATCACGGCTTCATCGGCTCGTCGCTGACGATGCAGGCGGTCTACCGCATCGTCGACAGCGCCGCCTCCTCGCGCGCGACCGTCTTCATCACCGGCGAGTCCGGCACCGGCAAGGAGGTCTGCGCCGAGGCGATCCACCGCCAGAGCCAGCGGGCGGCAAGGCCCTTCATCGCCATCAACTGCGGCGCCATCCCGAAGGATCTCATGGAAAGCGAGATCTTCGGCCATGTGAAGGGCAGCTTCACCGGGGCGGTTTCCGACCGCGAGGGCGCGGCGTCGCGCGCCGACGGCGGCACCCTGTTCCTGGACGAGATCTGCGAACTGGCGCCCGACCTGCAGACCAAGCTGCTGCGCTTCATCCAGACCGGCACCTTCACCCCGGTCGGCGGGTCGAAGCTGGAGAAGGTCGACCTGCGCATCGTCTGCGCCACCAACCGCGACCCCTTGCGCGAGGTGGAGGAGGGGCGGTTCCGCGAGGATCTGTACTACCGCCTGCACGTCATCCCCATCCACCTGCCGCCGCTGCGCGAGCGCGAGGACGACGTGCTGGAGATCGCCCGCCACTATCTGGCGGAATTCGCGAAGGAGGAGAAGAAGGGCTTCACCAGCTTCTCACCCCAGGCGGAACAGGCGCTGCGCCATTACCATTGGCCGGGCAACGTCCGGCAGCTGCAGAATGTCGTGCGCATCGTCGCGGTCCTGCATGACGGCGATACGGTGACGCCGCAGATGCTGCCGCCGCCGCTGGGCGCGCCGCAGCCGCCGGTCCCCGCCGCGGCCCCGGTCCCGGAGGCGGCCGGCGCCGCCCCGGCGCCGCGCCCGCATGTCCCCCCTTCCCCGGACTCCATCAAGCCCCTGTGGGAGGTGGAGAAGGACGCCATCGAGGATGCCATCGCCGCCTGCGACGGCAACATCCCGCGCGCCGCCGCCCTGCTGCAGATCAGCGCCTCGACGATCTACCGCAAACGGTTGGCCTGGCAGGCTGAAGGCAAGCTTTAA
- the trpB gene encoding tryptophan synthase subunit beta, which yields MTKLNTYRSGPDERGHFGIFGGRFVAETLMPLILEVEKAYREARADPAFEGEMRQQLKQYVGRPNPLYYAERLTEQLGGAKIYFKREELNHTGAHKINNCIGQILLARRMGKTRIIAETGAGQHGVATATVCALYNMPCVIYMGETDIARQQPNVFRMKLLGAEVRPVTSGGGTLKDAMNEALRDWVTNVADTFYIIGTAAGPHPYPAMVRDFQSVIGDEVRTQMQELEGRLPDSLVACVGGGSNAIGLFHPFLDDPSVQMIGVEAAGRGIEKGPLDHAASINGGRPGVLHGNRTYLLQDEDGQILEGHSISAGLDYPGIGPEHSWLHDVGRVEYAYATDQEALDAFQLCARAEGIIPALESAHGLAEVIKRAPKLPKDHLMVLCLSGRGDKDIFSVAKHLGVEL from the coding sequence ATGACCAAACTGAACACCTACCGCTCCGGTCCCGACGAGCGCGGGCATTTCGGAATCTTTGGCGGCCGTTTCGTCGCCGAGACGCTGATGCCCCTGATCCTGGAGGTCGAGAAGGCCTATCGCGAGGCGCGGGCCGATCCCGCCTTCGAAGGCGAGATGCGCCAGCAGTTGAAGCAGTATGTCGGCCGCCCCAACCCGCTCTATTACGCCGAGCGCCTGACCGAGCAGCTGGGCGGGGCCAAGATCTACTTCAAGCGCGAGGAGCTGAACCACACCGGCGCGCACAAGATCAACAACTGCATCGGCCAGATCCTGCTGGCCCGCCGCATGGGCAAGACCCGCATCATCGCCGAGACGGGCGCCGGCCAGCATGGCGTGGCGACCGCGACGGTCTGCGCGCTCTACAACATGCCCTGCGTCATCTACATGGGCGAGACCGACATCGCCCGCCAGCAGCCCAACGTCTTCCGCATGAAGCTGCTGGGGGCGGAGGTCCGCCCGGTGACGTCTGGCGGCGGCACGCTGAAGGACGCGATGAACGAGGCGCTGCGCGACTGGGTCACCAATGTCGCCGACACCTTCTACATCATCGGCACCGCCGCCGGCCCGCATCCCTACCCCGCCATGGTCCGCGACTTCCAGTCGGTGATCGGCGACGAGGTCCGCACCCAGATGCAGGAGCTGGAAGGCCGTCTGCCCGACAGCCTGGTCGCCTGCGTCGGCGGCGGGTCGAACGCCATCGGCCTGTTCCACCCCTTCCTGGACGATCCCTCGGTGCAGATGATCGGCGTCGAAGCCGCCGGCCGCGGCATCGAAAAGGGGCCGCTCGACCATGCCGCCTCGATCAACGGCGGCCGCCCCGGCGTGCTGCACGGCAACCGCACCTATCTGCTGCAGGACGAGGACGGCCAGATCCTGGAAGGCCACTCGATCTCCGCCGGCCTCGACTATCCCGGCATCGGACCGGAACACAGCTGGCTGCACGACGTGGGCCGCGTCGAATACGCCTACGCCACCGACCAGGAGGCGCTGGACGCCTTCCAGCTCTGCGCCCGCGCCGAGGGCATCATCCCGGCGCTGGAATCCGCCCACGGCCTTGCCGAGGTCATCAAGCGCGCACCGAAGCTGCCCAAGGACCACCTGATGGTGCTGTGCCTGTCGGGCCGCGGCGACAAGGACATCTTCTCCGTCGCCAAGCATCTGGGAGTGGAACTGTGA
- a CDS encoding response regulator — protein sequence MTQRTPPSLVPTGLQPVSRRILVVEDSPLNQMLVTALLAQAGHRADTANNGLEAVMAAQAGGYDLILMDLSMPEMDGLAATRLLRGLPGPAGRVPVVAMTADTGEADRVRCQDAGMNDHVAKPVDRALLLETVEKWLRAPLSAGAAPGFGPCAAAVPEAAGDVLDRDVLAQLAQDLEADLLADVLRQFVEETRERVARITAESDLAVLTREAHTLKSTAGTFGARALCAAARALEMACRASSAEPEAARPLSAELGEKGAADAVDGLRSDIARLAGDAVAAYRAAGYPV from the coding sequence ATGACTCAGCGGACGCCGCCGTCGCTTGTCCCCACGGGTCTCCAGCCGGTTTCCCGCCGGATCCTGGTGGTTGAGGACAGTCCGCTCAACCAGATGCTTGTCACCGCCCTCCTGGCCCAGGCCGGCCACCGCGCCGACACCGCCAACAACGGGCTGGAGGCGGTGATGGCGGCGCAGGCCGGCGGCTACGACCTGATCCTGATGGATTTGTCGATGCCGGAGATGGACGGGCTGGCCGCCACGCGGCTGCTGCGCGGCCTGCCGGGGCCGGCCGGCCGGGTGCCGGTGGTCGCCATGACCGCCGACACCGGGGAGGCCGACCGCGTCCGCTGCCAGGACGCCGGCATGAACGACCACGTCGCCAAGCCGGTCGACCGGGCGCTGCTGCTGGAGACGGTGGAGAAATGGCTGCGCGCGCCCCTGTCCGCCGGCGCCGCCCCCGGCTTCGGCCCCTGCGCGGCGGCGGTTCCCGAAGCGGCGGGCGACGTGCTGGACCGCGACGTGCTGGCCCAGTTGGCCCAGGATCTGGAGGCGGACCTGCTGGCCGACGTGCTGCGGCAGTTCGTCGAGGAAACGCGGGAGCGGGTGGCGCGCATCACGGCGGAAAGCGACCTCGCGGTCCTGACGCGGGAGGCGCACACGCTGAAAAGCACCGCCGGAACCTTCGGCGCCCGCGCGCTCTGCGCCGCGGCCCGCGCGCTGGAGATGGCCTGCCGGGCCTCCTCCGCGGAGCCTGAAGCTGCGCGGCCCCTCTCTGCGGAGCTTGGGGAAAAGGGAGCGGCGGACGCGGTTGACGGCCTTCGCAGCGACATCGCCCGGCTGGCCGGGGATGCCGTCGCGGCCTACCGCGCCGCCGGATATCCGGTTTGA
- the coaBC gene encoding bifunctional phosphopantothenoylcysteine decarboxylase/phosphopantothenate--cysteine ligase CoaBC, translated as MADHAVLAGKRVLLVIAGGIAAYKSLDLIRRLRERGVTVRAVLTEAGARFVTPLSVQALTEDTVYRDLWSLTDESEMGHIRLSREADLLVVAPATANLLARMAAGMADDLAATVLLATDKPVLVAPAMNVRMWRHAATQANMALLESRGVRRVGPNEGVMACNEYGPGRMAEPMEIIDAIAALFAEDANRPLAGRRAVVTSGPTHEPIDPVRYIANRSSGKQGHAIAAALAKLGAAVTLVSGPTRLPDPPGCSVVHIETAREMLAACEAALPADIAVCAAAVADWRVAGESDRKLKKDGGGPPALALTENPDILATLSRPGERRPALVVGFAAETGDVLAYATAKRARKGCDWIVANDVSPGTGTFGGSDNTVHLIRADGTESWPTMPKDAVATRLAEAVAGYFAGK; from the coding sequence ATGGCCGATCACGCCGTTCTGGCCGGCAAGCGCGTGCTGCTGGTCATCGCCGGCGGCATTGCCGCCTACAAGAGCCTGGACCTGATCCGCCGCCTGCGCGAACGCGGCGTGACGGTGCGCGCGGTGCTGACGGAGGCCGGCGCCCGCTTCGTCACGCCGTTGTCGGTGCAGGCGCTGACCGAGGATACCGTCTACCGCGACCTGTGGTCGCTGACCGACGAATCGGAGATGGGCCACATCCGCCTGTCACGCGAGGCCGACCTGCTGGTGGTGGCACCGGCCACCGCGAACCTGCTGGCGCGGATGGCGGCCGGCATGGCCGACGATCTGGCCGCCACCGTCCTGCTGGCCACCGACAAGCCGGTGCTGGTCGCTCCCGCCATGAATGTGCGGATGTGGCGGCATGCCGCGACCCAGGCCAACATGGCGCTGCTGGAAAGCCGCGGTGTGCGGCGCGTCGGCCCGAACGAGGGCGTGATGGCCTGCAACGAATACGGCCCCGGCCGCATGGCGGAGCCGATGGAGATCATCGACGCCATCGCCGCGCTCTTCGCGGAAGACGCGAACCGTCCCCTGGCCGGACGCCGTGCCGTCGTCACCAGCGGCCCGACGCATGAGCCGATCGACCCGGTGCGCTACATCGCCAACCGCTCGTCGGGGAAGCAGGGGCACGCCATCGCCGCGGCCCTGGCGAAGCTGGGGGCGGCGGTGACGCTGGTCAGCGGCCCGACCCGCCTGCCCGACCCGCCCGGCTGCAGCGTCGTCCATATCGAGACGGCGCGCGAGATGCTGGCGGCCTGCGAGGCGGCGCTGCCCGCCGACATCGCGGTCTGCGCCGCCGCGGTCGCCGACTGGCGCGTCGCGGGCGAGTCCGACCGCAAGCTGAAGAAGGACGGCGGCGGTCCGCCGGCGCTGGCGCTGACCGAGAACCCCGACATCCTCGCCACCCTGTCCAGGCCCGGCGAGCGCCGCCCCGCGCTGGTGGTCGGCTTCGCGGCGGAAACCGGCGACGTGCTGGCCTACGCCACCGCCAAGCGCGCCCGCAAGGGCTGCGACTGGATCGTCGCCAATGACGTCTCCCCCGGCACCGGCACCTTCGGCGGCAGCGACAACACCGTCCACCTGATCCGCGCCGACGGCACCGAATCCTGGCCCACCATGCCCAAGGACGCCGTCGCCACCCGGCTGGCCGAGGCGGTGGCGGGGTATTTCGCCGGGAAGTAG
- the trpA gene encoding tryptophan synthase subunit alpha, which yields MKSADVGADGRIARRFAALKAEGRAGLVTFITAGDPDPAVSQAVLNGLPAAGADLIELGMPFTDPMADGPAIQASSLRALKAGMTVRKTLEMVRGFRKQDADTPIILMGYYNPIYAYGVEPFLADARAAGVDGLIVVDLPPEEDEELCIPAVKAGVSFVRLTTPTTDEARMPTVMRNTSGFVYYVSIAGITGTASASNTAVDAAVARLKRHTDLPVAVGFGIKTPDQAAEVARVADAAVVGSAIVTRLADGLADGGDGADAVRPGTVEDVLGFVGELAAGVRAARG from the coding sequence ATGAAGAGTGCCGATGTTGGGGCCGATGGCCGCATCGCCCGCCGTTTTGCCGCGCTGAAGGCGGAGGGACGCGCCGGTCTGGTCACCTTCATCACCGCCGGCGACCCCGATCCCGCCGTGTCGCAGGCCGTGCTGAACGGCCTGCCGGCCGCCGGCGCCGACCTGATCGAACTGGGCATGCCCTTCACCGACCCGATGGCCGACGGCCCGGCGATCCAGGCCTCCTCGCTGCGCGCGCTGAAGGCCGGGATGACGGTGCGCAAGACGCTGGAGATGGTCCGCGGCTTCCGCAAGCAGGACGCCGACACCCCGATCATCCTGATGGGCTATTACAACCCGATCTACGCCTATGGGGTGGAGCCCTTCCTGGCCGATGCGCGCGCGGCCGGGGTGGACGGCCTGATCGTCGTCGACCTGCCGCCGGAAGAGGACGAGGAGCTTTGCATTCCGGCGGTGAAGGCCGGCGTCAGCTTCGTCCGCCTGACGACGCCGACCACCGACGAGGCGCGCATGCCGACGGTGATGCGCAACACGTCGGGCTTCGTCTATTACGTGTCGATCGCCGGCATCACCGGCACCGCCAGCGCGTCGAACACCGCCGTCGACGCGGCTGTCGCCCGGTTGAAGCGCCACACCGACCTGCCGGTCGCCGTCGGCTTCGGCATCAAGACGCCGGACCAGGCCGCCGAGGTCGCCCGCGTCGCCGACGCCGCCGTGGTCGGCTCCGCCATCGTCACCCGGCTGGCCGATGGGCTGGCGGATGGCGGCGACGGGGCGGACGCGGTCAGGCCGGGCACGGTCGAGGACGTGCTGGGCTTCGTCGGCGAACTGGCCGCCGGGGTGCGCGCGGCGCGGGGCTGA
- the accD gene encoding acetyl-CoA carboxylase, carboxyltransferase subunit beta: protein MNWLTNYVRPKIRALYARKEVPDNLWHKCPSCEAMLFHRDLEENLHVCQHCGFHMRLDPVKRLESMFDDGAYEGVELPKSVADPLKFRDQKRYTDRLKEAQAKTGRTDAIVVGEGRIGGHAAVVAAFDFGFMGGSMGIAVGEGLLTAARLAVAKNAPLIVVPASGGARMQEGILSLMQMPRTTIAVEMVKEAGLPYIVVLTDPTTGGVTASFAMLGDIHIAEKGAQIGFAGARVIESTIRETLPEGFQRSEYLMEHGMVDMVVHRRDLRPTLVRTIGLLMTPRIDAVEAEDVDLSAAQAADGEPAQMPQAAAQPTAQATAAQPAAQPTAPVQAGGD from the coding sequence ATGAACTGGCTTACCAACTACGTCCGCCCCAAGATCCGCGCGCTCTATGCCCGCAAGGAAGTGCCCGACAACCTCTGGCACAAATGCCCGAGCTGCGAGGCGATGCTGTTCCACCGCGATCTGGAAGAGAACCTGCACGTCTGCCAGCACTGCGGCTTCCACATGCGGCTGGACCCGGTCAAGCGTTTGGAGTCGATGTTCGACGACGGGGCCTATGAGGGTGTCGAGCTGCCGAAGTCGGTCGCCGATCCGCTGAAGTTCCGCGACCAGAAGCGCTACACCGACCGCCTGAAGGAAGCCCAGGCCAAGACCGGCCGAACCGACGCCATCGTGGTGGGCGAGGGCCGGATCGGCGGGCACGCCGCCGTGGTCGCCGCCTTCGACTTCGGCTTCATGGGCGGGTCGATGGGCATCGCCGTCGGCGAAGGGCTGCTGACCGCCGCCCGTCTGGCCGTGGCGAAGAACGCGCCGCTGATCGTGGTTCCGGCGTCGGGCGGCGCCCGCATGCAGGAAGGCATCCTGTCGCTGATGCAGATGCCGCGCACCACCATCGCGGTGGAGATGGTCAAGGAAGCCGGCCTGCCCTACATCGTGGTGCTGACCGATCCGACCACCGGCGGCGTCACCGCCAGCTTCGCCATGCTGGGCGACATCCACATCGCCGAGAAGGGCGCGCAGATCGGCTTCGCCGGCGCCCGCGTGATCGAGAGCACGATCCGCGAGACCCTGCCGGAAGGATTCCAGCGCTCCGAATATCTGATGGAACACGGCATGGTCGACATGGTCGTCCACCGCCGCGACCTGCGCCCGACGCTGGTCCGCACCATCGGCCTGCTGATGACCCCGCGCATCGACGCGGTGGAGGCGGAGGATGTCGACCTGTCCGCCGCCCAGGCGGCCGACGGCGAACCGGCCCAGATGCCCCAGGCGGCGGCCCAGCCGACCGCCCAGGCGACGGCGGCCCAGCCCGCCGCGCAGCCGACGGCTCCGGTCCAGGCCGGCGGCGACTGA
- a CDS encoding bifunctional folylpolyglutamate synthase/dihydrofolate synthase, with protein MTDASLPLANPPARPAANRSDPVLDRLKGLHPKVIDLSLDRVHRLLAALGHPERKLPPVVHVAGTNGKGSTIAFLRAMLEAAGYRVHVYTSPHLVRFHERIRLGRHQGGRLIDDDHLAALLEECEIANAGNPITFFEVTTVAALLAFSRVPADVVLLETGLGGRLDATNVVAKPAVTAITRISYDHRQFLGDSLLEIGSEKAGIFKPGVPVVLAPQPEADALRALKLRANAIGAPIQSWSVQERPDGFRFESARRQLDLPMPGLAGVHQITNAGVAIACLDHLPLAVDDEAVRKGLATVEWPARLQRLTRGPLAESLPPGWELWLDGGHNDSAGEVLARQAVDWSRGQPGTGRSEGSPALPLFVIYGMLSSKDPFEFLGPLAPFIHSLRAVAIPGEEASFTAEESCETAKLCGIRDHAAADNVDAALADLVANRPGPARVLICGSLYLAGTVLAENG; from the coding sequence ATGACCGACGCCTCCCTTCCGCTGGCCAATCCGCCCGCCCGGCCGGCCGCGAACCGTTCCGACCCGGTGCTGGACCGGTTGAAGGGGCTTCACCCCAAGGTCATCGACCTGTCGCTGGACCGGGTGCATCGGCTGCTGGCGGCGCTGGGCCATCCTGAACGGAAGCTGCCGCCGGTGGTGCATGTCGCCGGCACCAACGGCAAGGGATCCACGATCGCCTTCCTGCGCGCGATGTTGGAGGCGGCCGGCTACCGCGTCCATGTCTACACTTCGCCGCATCTCGTGCGCTTTCACGAGCGCATCCGGCTGGGCCGGCATCAGGGTGGGCGGCTGATCGACGACGATCATCTGGCCGCCCTGCTGGAGGAGTGCGAGATCGCCAATGCCGGCAACCCGATCACCTTCTTCGAGGTGACGACGGTCGCCGCCCTCCTCGCCTTCTCCCGCGTGCCGGCCGACGTGGTCCTGCTGGAGACCGGGCTGGGTGGGCGGCTGGACGCCACCAATGTGGTGGCGAAGCCGGCGGTGACGGCGATCACCCGCATCTCCTACGACCACCGCCAGTTCCTGGGCGACTCGCTGCTGGAGATCGGCAGCGAGAAGGCCGGCATCTTCAAGCCGGGCGTCCCGGTTGTTCTGGCCCCGCAGCCGGAGGCCGACGCGCTCAGGGCGCTGAAGCTGCGCGCCAACGCCATCGGCGCCCCCATCCAGAGCTGGTCGGTGCAGGAGCGGCCGGACGGCTTCCGCTTCGAAAGCGCCAGGCGGCAGCTCGACCTGCCGATGCCGGGGCTGGCCGGCGTCCACCAGATCACCAATGCCGGCGTCGCCATCGCCTGCCTGGATCACCTGCCGCTGGCCGTGGACGACGAGGCGGTGCGCAAGGGCCTCGCCACCGTCGAATGGCCGGCGCGGCTGCAGCGCCTGACCCGAGGCCCGCTGGCCGAAAGCCTGCCGCCGGGCTGGGAGCTGTGGCTGGACGGCGGCCATAACGACTCGGCCGGTGAGGTGCTGGCCCGGCAGGCGGTCGACTGGTCGCGCGGCCAGCCCGGCACCGGCCGGTCGGAGGGCTCTCCTGCCCTGCCGCTGTTCGTGATCTACGGCATGCTGTCCAGCAAGGATCCGTTCGAGTTCCTGGGTCCGCTGGCTCCCTTCATCCATTCCCTGCGCGCAGTGGCGATCCCCGGCGAGGAAGCCAGCTTCACCGCGGAGGAATCCTGCGAAACCGCCAAACTCTGCGGCATCCGCGACCATGCGGCGGCCGACAATGTGGATGCGGCCCTGGCCGACCTCGTGGCCAATCGCCCGGGACCGGCGCGCGTGCTGATCTGCGGCTCGCTCTATCTGGCCGGAACGGTGCTGGCGGAGAACGGCTGA